A genomic stretch from Hemicordylus capensis ecotype Gifberg chromosome 5, rHemCap1.1.pri, whole genome shotgun sequence includes:
- the C5H2orf81 gene encoding uncharacterized protein C2orf81 homolog isoform X1, whose protein sequence is MATSGGGPGARCLGDAGAGRPAVDWALPRSPAPLPGDGDSQKMASRDRVALAKSRAERSRPPTVPVPQVEIVPGRLSEGEWLSLLSCEEAEDVSGDILAGLLDQVLGECYKVYLARQCIPYVISQAREAMLQIVEWRFLVRDEGEADVPADPTWQEDEEPVACITDSWAQGSVPVLQAVPGPEEGQVPLPGLAEEPPVPEEEPPGGLDAPPESLGSPWREEPPQPPPWPEEQEARPAPEAELPKPPAEPRPPPPRPRPPPHLPYCGPARGAAQIEQLVRPLDEGEKALLLRELSQVPLEEASRSLLGGHLPLLPPSCSNLLRIQLGRPPNIKDVFYDEAGNITLAPRLDMARLPKRWIKPCVEVVDPAAESRRQEALKTVSGRCKERRRAKPPRVGADAVGLSSSQPPGLPPVALWGRGPAKRGSRKSLLEQTGPLPSAPGRLLEPSSGLLVQPALLMQPLELAPGVTLMQRGSSRQGVQPALSSEEALGTHGELRPICPTGSAAEQLLEVPRGPRGLHPAAVHGPSA, encoded by the exons ATGGCCACGTCGGGGGGAGGGCCGGGCGCGCGTTGCCTTGGCGACGCGGGGGCGGGGCGGCCTGCCGTAGACTGGGCCCTCCCTAGATCGCCCGCTCCGTTGCCTGGAGACGGGGACTCTCAG AAAATGGCTTCCCGAGACCGCGTGGCTCTAGCCAAGTCGCGGGCAGAGAGGTCGCGCCCTCCCACCGTGCCCGTCCCCCAGGTGGAGATTGTCCCTGGGCGCCTCTCCGAAGGCGAATGgctctctctgctctcctgcGAGGAAGCGGAGGATGTTTCCGGGGACATCCTGGCTgggctgctggatcaggtcttGGGGGAATGCTACAAGGTCTATCTGGCCCGGCAG TGCATCCCCTACGTGATCAGCCAGGCCCGAGAGGCCATGCTCCAGATCGTGGAGTGGCGCTTCCTGGTGCGGGACGAAGGGGAGGCTGATGTGCCAGCGGATCCCACCTGGCAGGAGGACGAGGAGCCGGTGGCCTGCATCACGGACTCCTGGGCTCAGGGCTCGGTCCCTGTATTGCAAGCTGTGCCGGGGCCAGAGGAGGGACAG GTTCCTCTGCCGGGACTCGCCGAGGAGCCCCCTGTTCCCGAGGAGGAGCCACCCGGGGGCCTGGACGCCCCTCCGGAGAGCCTGGGATCCCCTTGGAGGGAGGAGCCCCCTCAGCCCCCACCCTGGCCAGAGGAGCAGGAGGCCCGGCCTGCCCCGGAGGCGGAGCTGCCGAAGCCGCCTGCggagccccgccccccgcctccccGGCCCAGgccgcccccccacctgccctacTGCGGGCCGGCACGTGGCGCCGCCCAGATCGAGCAGCTGGTCCGGCCGCTGGACGAGGGGGAGAAGGCGCTGCTGCTGCGGGAGCTTTCCCAGGTGCCGCTGGAGGAGGCCTCGCGGAGCCTGCTGGGCGGCCacctgcccctcctgcccccctcctgcaGCAACCTGCTGCGCATCCAGCTGGGCCGCCCGCCCAACATCAAGGACGTCTTCTACGACGAGGCCGGCAACATCACGCTGGCCCCCCGGCTGGACATGGCCCGCCTGCCCAAGCGCTGGATCAAGCCCTGCGTGGAGGTGGTGGACCCCGCAGCCGAGTCCCGCCGGCAGGAGGCTCTGAAGACCGTCTCGGGCCGCTGCAAGGAGCGCCGCCGTGCCAAGCCCCCCCGGGTGGGGGCAGACGCCGTGGGCCTGAGCAGCAGCCAGCCTCCGGGGCTGCCTCCGGTGGCGCTGTGGGGCAGAGGGCCCGCCAAGCGCGGCTCTCGGAAGTCCCTCCTGGAGCAGACGGGGCCCCTGCCCTCTGCCCCGGGGCGGCTGCTGGAGCCCAGCAGCGGCCTCTTGGTCCAGCCCGCCCTGCTGATGCAGCCCCTGGAGCTGGCCCCTGGCGTGACCCTCATGCAGAGGGGCAGCTCCCGGCAGGGGGTCCAGCCTGCCCTCTCTTCCGAGGAAGCCCTGGGCACGCATGGGGAGCTCAGGCCCATCTGCCCCACCGGCAGTGCTGCGGAGCAGCTCCTTGAAGTGCCCAGAGGCCCGCGGGGGCTCCACCCTGCTGCTGTGCACGGACCCTCCGCGTAG
- the C5H2orf81 gene encoding uncharacterized protein C2orf81 homolog isoform X3 has translation MASRDRVALAKSRAERSRPPTVPVPQVEIVPGRLSEGEWLSLLSCEEAEDVSGDILAGLLDQVLGECYKVYLARQCIPYVISQAREAMLQIVEWRFLVRDEGEADVPADPTWQEDEEPVACITDSWAQGSVPVLQAVPGPEEGQVPLPGLAEEPPVPEEEPPGGLDAPPESLGSPWREEPPQPPPWPEEQEARPAPEAELPKPPAEPRPPPPRPRPPPHLPYCGPARGAAQIEQLVRPLDEGEKALLLRELSQVPLEEASRSLLGGHLPLLPPSCSNLLRIQLGRPPNIKDVFYDEAGNITLAPRLDMARLPKRWIKPCVEVVDPAAESRRQEALKTVSGRCKERRRAKPPRVGADAVGLSSSQPPGLPPVALWGRGPAKRGSRKSLLEQTGPLPSAPGRLLEPSSGLLVQPALLMQPLELAPGVTLMQRGSSRQGVQPALSSEEALGTHGELRPICPTGSAAEQLLEVPRGPRGLHPAAVHGPSA, from the exons ATGGCTTCCCGAGACCGCGTGGCTCTAGCCAAGTCGCGGGCAGAGAGGTCGCGCCCTCCCACCGTGCCCGTCCCCCAGGTGGAGATTGTCCCTGGGCGCCTCTCCGAAGGCGAATGgctctctctgctctcctgcGAGGAAGCGGAGGATGTTTCCGGGGACATCCTGGCTgggctgctggatcaggtcttGGGGGAATGCTACAAGGTCTATCTGGCCCGGCAG TGCATCCCCTACGTGATCAGCCAGGCCCGAGAGGCCATGCTCCAGATCGTGGAGTGGCGCTTCCTGGTGCGGGACGAAGGGGAGGCTGATGTGCCAGCGGATCCCACCTGGCAGGAGGACGAGGAGCCGGTGGCCTGCATCACGGACTCCTGGGCTCAGGGCTCGGTCCCTGTATTGCAAGCTGTGCCGGGGCCAGAGGAGGGACAG GTTCCTCTGCCGGGACTCGCCGAGGAGCCCCCTGTTCCCGAGGAGGAGCCACCCGGGGGCCTGGACGCCCCTCCGGAGAGCCTGGGATCCCCTTGGAGGGAGGAGCCCCCTCAGCCCCCACCCTGGCCAGAGGAGCAGGAGGCCCGGCCTGCCCCGGAGGCGGAGCTGCCGAAGCCGCCTGCggagccccgccccccgcctccccGGCCCAGgccgcccccccacctgccctacTGCGGGCCGGCACGTGGCGCCGCCCAGATCGAGCAGCTGGTCCGGCCGCTGGACGAGGGGGAGAAGGCGCTGCTGCTGCGGGAGCTTTCCCAGGTGCCGCTGGAGGAGGCCTCGCGGAGCCTGCTGGGCGGCCacctgcccctcctgcccccctcctgcaGCAACCTGCTGCGCATCCAGCTGGGCCGCCCGCCCAACATCAAGGACGTCTTCTACGACGAGGCCGGCAACATCACGCTGGCCCCCCGGCTGGACATGGCCCGCCTGCCCAAGCGCTGGATCAAGCCCTGCGTGGAGGTGGTGGACCCCGCAGCCGAGTCCCGCCGGCAGGAGGCTCTGAAGACCGTCTCGGGCCGCTGCAAGGAGCGCCGCCGTGCCAAGCCCCCCCGGGTGGGGGCAGACGCCGTGGGCCTGAGCAGCAGCCAGCCTCCGGGGCTGCCTCCGGTGGCGCTGTGGGGCAGAGGGCCCGCCAAGCGCGGCTCTCGGAAGTCCCTCCTGGAGCAGACGGGGCCCCTGCCCTCTGCCCCGGGGCGGCTGCTGGAGCCCAGCAGCGGCCTCTTGGTCCAGCCCGCCCTGCTGATGCAGCCCCTGGAGCTGGCCCCTGGCGTGACCCTCATGCAGAGGGGCAGCTCCCGGCAGGGGGTCCAGCCTGCCCTCTCTTCCGAGGAAGCCCTGGGCACGCATGGGGAGCTCAGGCCCATCTGCCCCACCGGCAGTGCTGCGGAGCAGCTCCTTGAAGTGCCCAGAGGCCCGCGGGGGCTCCACCCTGCTGCTGTGCACGGACCCTCCGCGTAG
- the C5H2orf81 gene encoding uncharacterized protein C2orf81 homolog isoform X2, whose product MLGKMASRDRVALAKSRAERSRPPTVPVPQVEIVPGRLSEGEWLSLLSCEEAEDVSGDILAGLLDQVLGECYKVYLARQCIPYVISQAREAMLQIVEWRFLVRDEGEADVPADPTWQEDEEPVACITDSWAQGSVPVLQAVPGPEEGQVPLPGLAEEPPVPEEEPPGGLDAPPESLGSPWREEPPQPPPWPEEQEARPAPEAELPKPPAEPRPPPPRPRPPPHLPYCGPARGAAQIEQLVRPLDEGEKALLLRELSQVPLEEASRSLLGGHLPLLPPSCSNLLRIQLGRPPNIKDVFYDEAGNITLAPRLDMARLPKRWIKPCVEVVDPAAESRRQEALKTVSGRCKERRRAKPPRVGADAVGLSSSQPPGLPPVALWGRGPAKRGSRKSLLEQTGPLPSAPGRLLEPSSGLLVQPALLMQPLELAPGVTLMQRGSSRQGVQPALSSEEALGTHGELRPICPTGSAAEQLLEVPRGPRGLHPAAVHGPSA is encoded by the exons ATGCTGGGA AAAATGGCTTCCCGAGACCGCGTGGCTCTAGCCAAGTCGCGGGCAGAGAGGTCGCGCCCTCCCACCGTGCCCGTCCCCCAGGTGGAGATTGTCCCTGGGCGCCTCTCCGAAGGCGAATGgctctctctgctctcctgcGAGGAAGCGGAGGATGTTTCCGGGGACATCCTGGCTgggctgctggatcaggtcttGGGGGAATGCTACAAGGTCTATCTGGCCCGGCAG TGCATCCCCTACGTGATCAGCCAGGCCCGAGAGGCCATGCTCCAGATCGTGGAGTGGCGCTTCCTGGTGCGGGACGAAGGGGAGGCTGATGTGCCAGCGGATCCCACCTGGCAGGAGGACGAGGAGCCGGTGGCCTGCATCACGGACTCCTGGGCTCAGGGCTCGGTCCCTGTATTGCAAGCTGTGCCGGGGCCAGAGGAGGGACAG GTTCCTCTGCCGGGACTCGCCGAGGAGCCCCCTGTTCCCGAGGAGGAGCCACCCGGGGGCCTGGACGCCCCTCCGGAGAGCCTGGGATCCCCTTGGAGGGAGGAGCCCCCTCAGCCCCCACCCTGGCCAGAGGAGCAGGAGGCCCGGCCTGCCCCGGAGGCGGAGCTGCCGAAGCCGCCTGCggagccccgccccccgcctccccGGCCCAGgccgcccccccacctgccctacTGCGGGCCGGCACGTGGCGCCGCCCAGATCGAGCAGCTGGTCCGGCCGCTGGACGAGGGGGAGAAGGCGCTGCTGCTGCGGGAGCTTTCCCAGGTGCCGCTGGAGGAGGCCTCGCGGAGCCTGCTGGGCGGCCacctgcccctcctgcccccctcctgcaGCAACCTGCTGCGCATCCAGCTGGGCCGCCCGCCCAACATCAAGGACGTCTTCTACGACGAGGCCGGCAACATCACGCTGGCCCCCCGGCTGGACATGGCCCGCCTGCCCAAGCGCTGGATCAAGCCCTGCGTGGAGGTGGTGGACCCCGCAGCCGAGTCCCGCCGGCAGGAGGCTCTGAAGACCGTCTCGGGCCGCTGCAAGGAGCGCCGCCGTGCCAAGCCCCCCCGGGTGGGGGCAGACGCCGTGGGCCTGAGCAGCAGCCAGCCTCCGGGGCTGCCTCCGGTGGCGCTGTGGGGCAGAGGGCCCGCCAAGCGCGGCTCTCGGAAGTCCCTCCTGGAGCAGACGGGGCCCCTGCCCTCTGCCCCGGGGCGGCTGCTGGAGCCCAGCAGCGGCCTCTTGGTCCAGCCCGCCCTGCTGATGCAGCCCCTGGAGCTGGCCCCTGGCGTGACCCTCATGCAGAGGGGCAGCTCCCGGCAGGGGGTCCAGCCTGCCCTCTCTTCCGAGGAAGCCCTGGGCACGCATGGGGAGCTCAGGCCCATCTGCCCCACCGGCAGTGCTGCGGAGCAGCTCCTTGAAGTGCCCAGAGGCCCGCGGGGGCTCCACCCTGCTGCTGTGCACGGACCCTCCGCGTAG
- the LOC128326858 gene encoding retinol dehydrogenase 11-like isoform X2 has protein sequence MQDVSGGKVTGIGKCVALDLASRNARTLLACRSRERGQAALEEIRRATGNANVHLRIVDTSSMASVRDFARQLLEEERRLDILVNNAGATGLPHRVTPEGLELLFATNFLGPFLLTNLLLDLMKASAPARIVNVSSFRHRVGEVNIKLLTGEEQTNFDQAYSSTKLMNMTFTVELARRLQGTGVSVMASNPGIVRTGIMRHFSWWVRLLFALCGPFLKTPRQGAASTLYCAVSQEAHGITGKYVDSDCSLRPPAASAQDPALGRQLWDASAQLTGLGDGGRDW, from the exons ATGCAGGACGTTTCAGGTGGAAAGGTTACAG GGATCGGCAAGTGTGTGGCCCTGGACTTGGCCAGCAGGAACGCCCGCACCCTCTTGGCCTGTCGCAGCAGAGAGCGAGGACAGGCTGCACTCGAGGAGATCCGCAGGGCCACCGGGAACGCCAATGTGCACCTGCGCATTGTGGACACCAGCTCCATGGCATCGGTGCGTGATTTTGCCAGGCAGCTTCTCGAGGAGGAGAGACGGCTGGACATCCTGGTCAATAATGCGGGAGCCACAG GCTTGCCGCACAGAGTCACCCCAGAAGGCCTGGAACTGCTCTTTGCCACCAACTTCTTGGGCCCCTTCCTTCTCACCAACCTGTTGCTGG ATCTCATGAAGGCCTCTGCCCCTGCTCGCATTGTGAACGTCTCCTCCTTCCGGCACCGTGTTGGGGAAGTGAACATCAAGCTCTTGACTGGGGAGGAGCAGACAAACTTTGACCAGGCCTACTCTAGCACCAAGCTCATGAACATGACCTTCACCGTGGAGCTGGcccggaggctgcagggaacag GCGTGTCCGTCATGGCTTCCAATCCAGGCATCGTTAGGACGGGGATCATGCGCCACTTCAGCTGGTGGGTCCGCCTGCTCTTCGCCCTCTGCGGCCCCTTCCTGAAG ACGCCGAGGCAGGGCGCGGCCAGCACACTCTACTGCGCAGTCTCCCAGGAGGCCCACGGCATCACCGGCAAGTACGTTGACAGCGACTGCAGCCTCAGGCCGCCTGCAGCCTCAGCACAGGATCCGGCCCTTGGCCGCCAACTCTGGGATGCCTCCGCGCAGCTGACGGGCCTTGGTGATGGTGGAAGGGATTGGTGA
- the LOC128326858 gene encoding retinol dehydrogenase 11-like isoform X1: protein MEVLALLAQPCWFVSSLVLAMALCWLRRRQAWEPRTCRVDLSGKTAVVTGASSGIGKCVALDLASRNARTLLACRSRERGQAALEEIRRATGNANVHLRIVDTSSMASVRDFARQLLEEERRLDILVNNAGATGLPHRVTPEGLELLFATNFLGPFLLTNLLLDLMKASAPARIVNVSSFRHRVGEVNIKLLTGEEQTNFDQAYSSTKLMNMTFTVELARRLQGTGVSVMASNPGIVRTGIMRHFSWWVRLLFALCGPFLKTPRQGAASTLYCAVSQEAHGITGKYVDSDCSLRPPAASAQDPALGRQLWDASAQLTGLGDGGRDW, encoded by the exons ATGGAGGTGCTTGCGCTGCTGGCCCAGCCCTGCTGGTTTGTCTCTTCCCTGGTCCTGGCCATGGCGCTCTGCTGGCTGAGGAGAAGGCAGGCCTGGGAGCCCCGCACCTGCCGGGTGGACCTGAGTGGCAAGACAGCGGTGGTCACTGGAGCCAGCAGTG GGATCGGCAAGTGTGTGGCCCTGGACTTGGCCAGCAGGAACGCCCGCACCCTCTTGGCCTGTCGCAGCAGAGAGCGAGGACAGGCTGCACTCGAGGAGATCCGCAGGGCCACCGGGAACGCCAATGTGCACCTGCGCATTGTGGACACCAGCTCCATGGCATCGGTGCGTGATTTTGCCAGGCAGCTTCTCGAGGAGGAGAGACGGCTGGACATCCTGGTCAATAATGCGGGAGCCACAG GCTTGCCGCACAGAGTCACCCCAGAAGGCCTGGAACTGCTCTTTGCCACCAACTTCTTGGGCCCCTTCCTTCTCACCAACCTGTTGCTGG ATCTCATGAAGGCCTCTGCCCCTGCTCGCATTGTGAACGTCTCCTCCTTCCGGCACCGTGTTGGGGAAGTGAACATCAAGCTCTTGACTGGGGAGGAGCAGACAAACTTTGACCAGGCCTACTCTAGCACCAAGCTCATGAACATGACCTTCACCGTGGAGCTGGcccggaggctgcagggaacag GCGTGTCCGTCATGGCTTCCAATCCAGGCATCGTTAGGACGGGGATCATGCGCCACTTCAGCTGGTGGGTCCGCCTGCTCTTCGCCCTCTGCGGCCCCTTCCTGAAG ACGCCGAGGCAGGGCGCGGCCAGCACACTCTACTGCGCAGTCTCCCAGGAGGCCCACGGCATCACCGGCAAGTACGTTGACAGCGACTGCAGCCTCAGGCCGCCTGCAGCCTCAGCACAGGATCCGGCCCTTGGCCGCCAACTCTGGGATGCCTCCGCGCAGCTGACGGGCCTTGGTGATGGTGGAAGGGATTGGTGA